Below is a window of bacterium DNA.
CCCCGGGGAGAATATGTAATTGTAATAGACGGAAAGGCAGGATGAACAATGTTTCCCGAATGGCTCAATAAGGGTTTTGTCAACCTCTTCAAACCGTTCATCAATCTATTCGCCAAGGCCAGGGTCAAGGCCAACTGGCTGACCACGGCCGGATTCATCTTCGGCCTGGGGGCCGGCCTGCTGTTTGCCACCAATCATTTCTTCTGGGGCGGCCTGGTGGCCCTGCTGTCCGCCATCTGCGACGCCATCGACGGATCTTTGGCCCGGCTCTCGGGCAACGTCACCAAGTTCGGGATGTTCTACGATTCGGTGCTGGACCGCTATTCCGAGCTGGCCATGTTCATCGGACTCTCCTATTTCTATTCCACCAAGGCCATGTGGCTGCAGGCCCTGCTGACCGATCTGGCCCTGGTGGGCTCGCTGATGGTCAGCTACACCCGGGCCCGGGCCGAGGGGCTGGGCGAGGACTGCAAGGTGGGCATCATGGAGCGCCCGGAGCGGATCGCGGTGATAATCACCGGCACGGTGTTTACAGGGATCTTCACCAGCGTGACCCACAATGATAAATGGCACGTGATCTTCACCGCAGCCCTGTGGATCCTGGCCGTCTTCACCAACGTCACCGCCATCCAGCGGATACTGCATGTCCGGAACCGGACCAAGGGGCAGAACCTTCCTTCGTAAATCAAACAAGCAAATATTATAAAAATTTAGTTTTTCAGAAAGGACCACATGGGAAAGAACATTGCCAGGAAAACGATCAAGCCCCCCGCTCCAAAGGGCGGCTCTCGCAAGGTCCGGGTGGCCATCATCGGAGTGGGCAACTGCGCCTCCTCCTTCGTCCAGGGCGTCCACTATTACCGCAACGCCAAGCCCAGCGACAAGGTTCCCGGGCTGATGCACGTCAACCTGGGCGGCTATCACATCTCGGACATTGAATTCTCGGCCGCCATCGACATCGACAAGAACAAAGTGGGCAAGGACCTGGCCACCGCCATCTACACCAAGCCCAACAACACCCTCAAGTTCTGCCAGGTGCCCAAGAGCGGGATCACCGTCCAGCGCGGCATGCTGCACGACGGCCTGGGCAAATATCTCTCCCAGATCATCCAGAAGGCCCCGGGTTCCACGGTGGACATCGTGCAGCTGCTGAAGGACACCAAGACCGACGTGGTGGTCAGCTACCTGCCGGTGGGCTCGGAAGAGGCCACCAAGTGGTACGTGGAACAGATCCTGGAGGCCAAGTGCGGCTTCGTCAACTGCATCCCGGTGTTCATCGCCCGCGAGCAGTACTGGTCCAACCGCTTCAAGAAGGCCGGAGTGCCCTGCATCGGCGACGACATCAAATCCCAGGTGGGGGCCACCATCACCCACCGGGTGCTGACCCGGTTGTTCATGGACCGCGGGGTCAAGCTGTTGAAGACCTACCAGCTGAACTTCGGCGGCAACACCGACTTTTTGAACATGCTGGAGCGGGAGCGGCTGGAGT
It encodes the following:
- a CDS encoding CDP-alcohol phosphatidyltransferase family protein, which encodes MFPEWLNKGFVNLFKPFINLFAKARVKANWLTTAGFIFGLGAGLLFATNHFFWGGLVALLSAICDAIDGSLARLSGNVTKFGMFYDSVLDRYSELAMFIGLSYFYSTKAMWLQALLTDLALVGSLMVSYTRARAEGLGEDCKVGIMERPERIAVIITGTVFTGIFTSVTHNDKWHVIFTAALWILAVFTNVTAIQRILHVRNRTKGQNLPS
- a CDS encoding inositol-3-phosphate synthase, whose amino-acid sequence is MGKNIARKTIKPPAPKGGSRKVRVAIIGVGNCASSFVQGVHYYRNAKPSDKVPGLMHVNLGGYHISDIEFSAAIDIDKNKVGKDLATAIYTKPNNTLKFCQVPKSGITVQRGMLHDGLGKYLSQIIQKAPGSTVDIVQLLKDTKTDVVVSYLPVGSEEATKWYVEQILEAKCGFVNCIPVFIAREQYWSNRFKKAGVPCIGDDIKSQVGATITHRVLTRLFMDRGVKLLKTYQLNFGGNTDFLNMLERERLESKKISKTNAVTSMLDYKMPADDIHVGPSDYVPWLLDRKYCHIKMEGQTFGDVPLNLEMKLEVWDSPNSAGVVIDAVRCAKLAMDHKLSGTMLEPSSYFMKSPMVQVHDDQAQRNVEEYIKRLGRK